In one window of Macrobrachium rosenbergii isolate ZJJX-2024 chromosome 11, ASM4041242v1, whole genome shotgun sequence DNA:
- the Elp4 gene encoding elongator complex protein 4 produces the protein MTTIGSTSSFQKKGRLKAPSIPGTRTSIHNAQLLVSTGIPSLDYLLGGGLPVGSVLLLEQDTYDVYSKLFLKYFLAEGVVNKHLLTVASLDINPTSITENLPAPTDTSHVDVSESSSDKEMTIAWRYQNKKSPVSSLDHSRFGHDYDLTKVIPNEIISAVDIELWDRRCIQVTNPGSFGKEFWSLLKFIQKRIEVSSLSTQSSTPKTNVMRLGLHSLGSPLWGSEFGKSEKDHQWQSLTGFFYLLRVLVRNSFSVCMISVPSHLFVDSALIFRIRAMCDYAVRLESFQGSDKETNPVFKDYHGLFHIEKLATINSLVPTILDSTDWVFKLKRRKLTIERLHLPPELSETVNRSQEDPVGKTRSPVCMGGALPRNLDF, from the coding sequence ATGACTACAATTGGGTCAACAAGTAGTTTCCAGAAAAAGGGGAGGCTGAAAGCCCCTTCAATACCTGGGACACGTACATCCATTCACAATGCCCAACTCTTAGTTTCTACAGGAATACCTTCCTTGGATTATTTACTGGGTGGTGGACTACCAGTAGGCTCAGTTCTTCTTTTAGAGCAAGATACTTATGATGTATACAGCAAGTTATTTCTGAAGTATTTTCTAGCTGAAGGTGTAGTGAATAAACATTTGCTAACTGTGGCTAGTTTGGATATTAACCCTACAAGTATCACAGAGAACCTACCAGCACCTACAGATACCAGCCATGTTGATGTTTCTGAATCATCGTCTGATAAAGAAATGACAATTGCTTGGAGGTACCAGAATAAAAAGTCACCCGTGTCTTCATTAGACCACAGCAGGTTTGGACATGATTACGATCTGACAAAAGTGATCCCTAATGAAATTATTTCTGCAGTTGATATAGAGCTGTGGGATAGAAGGTGTATCCAAGTAACCAATCCAGGATCTTTTGGTAAGGAATTCTGGTCGTTGCTAAAGTTTATCCAAAAGCGAATAGAGGTTTCCAGCCTTTCCACTCAGTCCAGCACTCCAAAAACAAATGTGATGCGTCTTGGATTGCATTCCTTAGGTTCACCTCTTTGGGGAAGTGAGTTTGGGAAAAGTGAGAAAGACCATCAGTGGCAAAGTTTAACAGGATTTTTCTATTTGCTTAGAGTCTTAGTAAGAAACTCATTTAGTGTGTGTATGATATCTGTTCCTTCACATCTCTTTGTTGATTCTGCTTTGATATTTAGAATAAGAGCCATGTGTGATTATGCAGTAAGGTTGGAATCATTTCAAGGTTCAGATAAAGAAACAAACCCAGTTTTCAAAGATTATCATGGACTCTTTCATATTGAAAAACTGGCCACCATTAATAGCTTAGTCCCAACTATTCTAGATTCTACAGACTGGGTATTCAAGTTAAAGAGACGTAAACTAACAATTGAGAGACTTCATCTACCTCCAGAGTTGTCGGAAACTGTAAACAGAAGCCAGGAGGATCCCGTTGGGAAGACCCGCAGTCCTGTGTGCATGGGAGGTGCACTTCCTAGAAATTTGGATTTTTAG